A section of the Sedimentisphaera cyanobacteriorum genome encodes:
- the nadC gene encoding carboxylating nicotinate-nucleotide diphosphorylase: MKIKPIEIERVLPLIKFAVEEDFGGGDHTTRITIPPDSNARTYLRAREDLVFCGREVAELVLQEYSSELHIDFFAGDGHYAKKGETLAAIYGPLRAMLSAERVLLNFLQRLCGVSTATKRYVDIIKGTGAGIYDTRKTTPGWRELEKFAVRCGGGFNHRYNLSDAVMLKDNHFAHLGEDHESQLRRFVDMSKAVEGVKFVCVEVDELAEQFHTVLKVEGVDIILLDNMSPEQMSYAVEVRNETAPHKELEASGGITEQTLRAVAQTGVDRISIGALTHGARSVDLGLDDN, translated from the coding sequence ATGAAAATTAAACCTATAGAGATTGAAAGAGTTCTCCCGCTGATAAAATTCGCAGTTGAAGAAGATTTCGGCGGAGGCGACCACACCACCAGAATAACAATACCTCCAGACAGCAACGCAAGAACATACCTCAGAGCAAGAGAGGACTTGGTTTTCTGCGGGCGTGAGGTAGCAGAGCTTGTGCTGCAGGAATACAGCAGTGAGCTCCATATAGATTTTTTCGCAGGCGACGGACACTACGCAAAAAAAGGCGAAACCCTCGCAGCCATCTACGGGCCTCTTCGCGCAATGCTCAGCGCTGAGAGGGTGCTGCTGAATTTTCTTCAGAGGCTCTGCGGCGTGTCAACTGCAACAAAGAGATACGTTGATATAATCAAAGGCACAGGCGCAGGTATTTACGATACACGCAAAACAACCCCGGGCTGGAGGGAGCTGGAGAAATTTGCCGTTAGATGCGGCGGAGGCTTCAACCACCGCTACAACCTCTCTGATGCTGTTATGCTCAAAGACAACCACTTTGCCCACCTCGGAGAAGACCACGAATCCCAGCTTAGAAGATTCGTAGATATGAGCAAGGCCGTAGAAGGCGTTAAATTTGTATGCGTAGAGGTGGATGAGCTTGCTGAGCAGTTCCACACCGTTCTAAAGGTGGAAGGCGTGGACATAATCCTGCTGGACAATATGAGCCCTGAACAGATGTCTTACGCTGTAGAAGTGCGCAATGAAACCGCCCCGCACAAGGAACTTGAAGCCAGCGGCGGGATCACAGAACAAACCCTGCGTGCTGTAGCACAGACGGGCGTTGACAGGATATCGATAGGAGCCCTCACACACGGAGCAAGGTCTGTGGATCTTGGGCTCGATGATAATTAG
- a CDS encoding beta-ketoacyl-ACP synthase III yields the protein MSNNNPKIQLPSRSAVIAGTGSALPGKILTNEDLTKIVETNDEWITTRTGIKERHIAGDDETTASLASEASKKALEQAQMAPEQLDLIIVATVTPEMVFPSTACFVQAELGAKNSAAYDLSAACSGFVFALMTAANLINNGALNNVLVIGAETLSKITNYKDRASCILFGDGAGAAVVKASNEQGKGILYSNMGSDGTGWTALNCQAYGSKYPADKPLEDEAKKYMFINGREVYQLAVRKIVETVEDCLDKTGLKSEDIKKVVPHQMNARIIESSAKRLGLTQEQLFVNIDKTGNTSAASIPIALDECNRAGHISEGDYVALVAFGAGLTWGGNIIKF from the coding sequence ATGAGCAACAATAATCCAAAAATACAATTGCCCTCAAGAAGCGCAGTTATCGCCGGAACAGGTTCGGCGCTTCCGGGGAAGATTCTTACCAACGAGGATCTGACAAAAATCGTAGAAACCAACGACGAATGGATCACTACGAGAACTGGTATCAAGGAAAGACACATTGCCGGCGATGATGAAACCACCGCTTCGCTTGCTTCTGAGGCTTCAAAGAAGGCTCTTGAGCAGGCACAGATGGCCCCCGAGCAGCTTGATTTAATCATAGTTGCCACGGTAACTCCCGAGATGGTTTTCCCCTCTACCGCTTGCTTTGTGCAGGCTGAATTGGGCGCAAAAAATTCAGCAGCTTACGACCTTTCAGCTGCGTGCAGCGGTTTTGTCTTTGCCCTTATGACCGCAGCAAACCTAATAAATAACGGCGCTTTGAACAATGTGCTTGTGATTGGTGCTGAAACGCTCAGCAAGATTACAAACTATAAAGATCGCGCAAGCTGCATACTTTTCGGAGATGGAGCAGGTGCGGCTGTGGTTAAGGCCTCCAATGAGCAGGGAAAGGGGATTTTGTACAGCAATATGGGCTCAGACGGGACAGGCTGGACTGCCCTGAACTGTCAGGCCTACGGCTCGAAGTATCCCGCGGACAAGCCGCTTGAGGATGAGGCCAAGAAGTATATGTTCATAAACGGCAGAGAGGTATATCAGCTTGCCGTGAGAAAGATAGTGGAAACAGTAGAAGACTGCCTTGATAAAACAGGCCTCAAAAGCGAGGATATTAAGAAGGTTGTCCCGCACCAGATGAATGCGAGGATAATAGAATCCAGTGCAAAGAGGCTCGGTCTTACGCAGGAACAGCTCTTTGTAAATATAGACAAAACCGGCAACACCTCGGCAGCTTCAATACCAATCGCCCTTGATGAGTGTAACAGGGCAGGCCATATTTCTGAAGGCGACTACGTAGCACTGGTTGCATTCGGGGCAGGCCTTACCTGGGGCGGAAACATCATAAAATTTTGA
- the fabG gene encoding 3-oxoacyl-[acyl-carrier-protein] reductase encodes MSEKRLAVVTGAARGIGRAIVLELLREGRAVAGLDINQEQLNELKEAVQKEGFEVEARICDITNLEELTKTLDELSEAYGGVGILVNNAGVTRDKLMMQMEEQDYDIPLNVNLKAAFMATKTVLRAMVKNKFGRVVNISSVAGVMGQAGSANYAASKSGLIGMSKSLAREVGKKNVTVNCIAPGFIETDMTSVLPDAVKNAAKAVIPMRKYGRPEDVAKAVAFLSRDESSYITGQVLCVDGGMAM; translated from the coding sequence ATGTCAGAAAAAAGATTAGCAGTAGTAACCGGTGCGGCAAGAGGAATCGGCCGTGCGATTGTTCTTGAGCTGCTCAGAGAAGGAAGGGCCGTTGCAGGGCTCGATATAAATCAGGAACAGCTCAATGAGCTTAAAGAAGCGGTCCAGAAGGAAGGCTTCGAAGTGGAAGCAAGGATTTGCGATATCACAAACCTTGAAGAGCTGACAAAAACGCTTGATGAGCTTTCAGAAGCATACGGCGGCGTGGGAATCCTCGTTAACAACGCTGGAGTTACACGTGATAAGCTTATGATGCAGATGGAAGAACAGGACTACGATATCCCGCTGAATGTGAACCTGAAGGCTGCTTTTATGGCAACCAAGACCGTTCTAAGGGCTATGGTGAAGAATAAATTCGGCAGAGTTGTGAATATCAGCTCGGTAGCAGGTGTTATGGGGCAGGCAGGCTCGGCTAATTACGCTGCGAGCAAGTCCGGACTGATTGGTATGAGCAAGTCCCTTGCTAGAGAAGTGGGTAAAAAGAATGTTACGGTAAACTGCATTGCGCCGGGATTTATCGAAACTGATATGACAAGCGTTTTGCCGGATGCGGTTAAGAATGCCGCAAAGGCTGTGATTCCAATGCGGAAATACGGAAGGCCTGAAGATGTGGCAAAGGCCGTAGCTTTTCTCTCAAGAGATGAATCAAGCTACATTACCGGACAGGTCCTTTGCGTGGACGGCGGAATGGCAATGTAG
- the accD gene encoding acetyl-CoA carboxylase, carboxyltransferase subunit beta: protein MAKKPKSNWGGFSLSPRLEMPEGVWMQCSSCKNTLYCKAVASNMHICTECGQHFRIDADTRIKQLADESSFEEFNSELTSSDPLNFHFRGTSYKDRLKTDAEKSGSSEAVKVGRAFIKGRRVILGVMDPSFLMGSMGEVVGEKFCRAAERAVEEKVPFIMVVCSGGARMHEGVISVQQMAKTSAALARLDNAGGLFIPILTDPTTGGVTASFAMLGDIIAAEPGALIGFAGPRVIKQTINVDLPEGFQRSEFLLEHGFVDMIIDRRDLRKELAKLIDYLWDK, encoded by the coding sequence ATGGCAAAAAAACCAAAGTCTAACTGGGGCGGATTTTCGCTCAGCCCCCGGCTTGAAATGCCTGAAGGCGTTTGGATGCAGTGCAGCAGCTGCAAAAACACGCTCTACTGCAAGGCCGTAGCTTCGAATATGCATATCTGCACCGAATGCGGACAGCATTTCCGTATTGATGCAGATACAAGGATAAAACAGCTCGCAGACGAAAGCTCTTTTGAGGAATTCAATTCTGAGCTTACAAGCTCAGACCCGCTGAATTTCCACTTCCGCGGCACGAGCTACAAGGACCGGCTCAAAACAGATGCCGAAAAAAGCGGCTCTTCAGAGGCGGTGAAGGTCGGACGGGCATTTATAAAAGGACGAAGAGTAATTCTCGGTGTTATGGATCCGAGCTTTCTTATGGGGTCTATGGGCGAGGTAGTTGGAGAGAAATTCTGCCGAGCGGCCGAGAGAGCTGTTGAAGAAAAAGTGCCTTTTATAATGGTGGTCTGCAGCGGCGGGGCAAGGATGCACGAAGGTGTAATCTCTGTCCAGCAGATGGCAAAAACCAGCGCCGCCCTTGCACGGCTTGATAATGCAGGCGGGCTTTTTATCCCAATACTCACAGACCCGACCACAGGCGGAGTAACAGCGAGCTTTGCGATGCTTGGTGATATTATCGCAGCAGAGCCCGGGGCTCTTATCGGGTTTGCAGGTCCGCGTGTTATCAAGCAGACAATAAACGTAGATTTGCCCGAAGGATTTCAGAGAAGCGAATTTCTCCTTGAACACGGATTCGTTGATATGATAATAGACAGAAGGGATTTGCGAAAAGAGCTGGCAAAACTTATAGACTATTTATGGGACAAATGA
- the ispF gene encoding 2-C-methyl-D-erythritol 2,4-cyclodiphosphate synthase — translation MRVVDTTFEYRTGIGTDIHRLDENEKLFLGGVEIPFDKGLVGHSDGDVVIHAVIDAILGAACIGDIGEFFPNNDEKYHNIDSSKLLSFVIEITESEKWEFVNIDIVIKAEEPNLSAYKKQIKRSIADICGADFAKVNIKAKTNEGMGAVGRGEAIEAMAMVLLRRAVKNRF, via the coding sequence GTGAGAGTAGTTGATACAACCTTCGAATACAGAACGGGCATTGGAACAGATATCCACAGGCTCGATGAGAATGAAAAGTTATTTCTCGGGGGTGTTGAAATCCCTTTTGACAAAGGCCTCGTAGGCCACAGCGACGGCGATGTAGTAATTCATGCAGTAATAGATGCTATACTCGGGGCTGCCTGCATAGGCGATATAGGCGAGTTCTTCCCGAACAACGATGAGAAATATCACAATATAGACAGCTCCAAACTGCTTTCGTTCGTTATTGAGATAACCGAATCGGAGAAATGGGAATTTGTTAATATCGATATAGTGATAAAAGCAGAAGAACCCAACCTTTCGGCCTATAAAAAGCAGATAAAAAGAAGCATCGCAGATATATGCGGTGCGGACTTTGCAAAAGTTAATATTAAAGCCAAAACCAACGAAGGCATGGGGGCTGTAGGAAGAGGCGAGGCAATTGAAGCGATGGCTATGGTGCTGCTTAGAAGAGCTGTGAAAAACAGATTTTAA
- the plsX gene encoding phosphate acyltransferase PlsX gives MRVALDVMGGDGAPGVNIEGALLAAKEIEKGDTIYLVGPEEIVKNKLSEFKNASKFDNLEIIHAPDVIGMEEPPVDAIRKKRKSSIAVMAKMASKGEADAIVSAGNTGACVAASQLRMRNLPGVNRPGIAVVFPTKTGPHVVCDVGANVSCKPINIYQYAIMASVYSSQMLGIEKPRVGLLSIGEEESKGNEITKKTRALLRDDEDLNFIGNIEGRDVFKGVCDVTVCEGFVGNIVLKLTEGLVDHLFGAIRDELKKENMLFALKFKGMMKRFYKKYDYHEYGGALLLGVNGTSVICHGSSVPRSIKNAVLAAERFTNKQINDQIVDWLSSRPVETPQ, from the coding sequence ATGCGAGTTGCCTTGGACGTAATGGGCGGAGACGGAGCTCCCGGGGTTAATATAGAAGGAGCCCTGCTCGCTGCTAAGGAAATTGAAAAGGGCGATACCATATATCTGGTGGGTCCGGAAGAGATTGTTAAAAACAAACTCAGCGAATTTAAAAACGCCTCAAAGTTTGACAATCTTGAAATAATCCACGCACCGGATGTAATCGGTATGGAAGAGCCTCCTGTGGATGCGATTAGGAAGAAACGCAAAAGCTCTATCGCTGTAATGGCGAAAATGGCGTCCAAGGGTGAAGCAGATGCTATAGTTTCAGCTGGGAACACAGGTGCCTGCGTAGCGGCAAGTCAGCTCAGGATGAGAAATCTTCCCGGGGTAAACAGGCCGGGTATTGCAGTTGTTTTCCCCACAAAAACAGGCCCGCATGTGGTATGTGATGTTGGTGCGAATGTCTCCTGCAAGCCGATAAACATCTATCAGTATGCCATAATGGCAAGCGTTTATTCCAGTCAGATGCTCGGGATAGAAAAGCCCAGAGTCGGCCTTTTGAGTATTGGCGAGGAGGAAAGCAAAGGCAATGAGATTACCAAGAAAACCCGAGCTCTTTTAAGAGACGATGAAGACTTGAACTTCATTGGCAATATCGAAGGAAGGGATGTCTTCAAAGGGGTTTGCGATGTAACTGTTTGCGAGGGGTTTGTAGGGAATATAGTATTAAAGCTTACCGAGGGGCTTGTTGACCACCTCTTCGGGGCTATTAGAGATGAACTGAAAAAAGAAAATATGCTGTTTGCCCTTAAATTCAAGGGTATGATGAAGCGTTTTTACAAGAAATACGATTATCATGAGTATGGAGGTGCGCTGCTTCTGGGCGTGAACGGAACTTCTGTTATATGCCACGGTTCGAGTGTGCCACGTTCGATTAAGAATGCAGTGCTTGCAGCCGAGAGATTCACAAACAAACAAATAAACGACCAGATAGTTGATTGGCTGTCCAGCAGACCTGTGGAGACTCCGCAATGA
- the hisB gene encoding imidazoleglycerol-phosphate dehydratase HisB produces MSDRKAEINRKTTETQVNLSLNLDGKGICKSNTGIGFLDHMLAHLSKHSGIDITIQASGDYEVDYHHTCEDAAICLGTAFNEALGDKRGINRYGWASVPMEDALANASVDISGRPYLAYNIQFTSSKIGSFDVELLEEFLRSFTNSARINMHINVPYGTNNHHIAESVFKALGQAFAKAVEVTGDEIPSTKGVL; encoded by the coding sequence ATGTCAGACAGGAAAGCAGAGATAAACCGCAAAACCACCGAAACGCAGGTAAACCTGAGCCTCAATCTGGACGGCAAAGGCATCTGCAAATCCAATACCGGAATCGGTTTTCTCGACCATATGCTTGCTCACTTGAGCAAACACAGCGGGATTGACATCACAATACAAGCATCCGGAGACTACGAGGTTGACTACCACCACACCTGTGAGGATGCAGCGATCTGCCTTGGGACAGCCTTCAACGAAGCCCTTGGCGATAAGCGGGGAATAAACAGATACGGCTGGGCAAGCGTTCCGATGGAAGATGCTTTGGCCAATGCTTCTGTTGACATATCAGGACGCCCATATCTGGCTTATAATATCCAGTTTACAAGCAGCAAGATCGGCTCGTTTGATGTGGAGCTGCTGGAAGAATTCCTGCGGTCTTTCACGAATTCAGCGAGAATAAATATGCATATAAACGTACCGTACGGTACAAACAATCACCACATAGCTGAGTCAGTATTCAAGGCTCTCGGACAGGCCTTCGCCAAGGCGGTGGAGGTTACAGGAGACGAAATACCAAGTACGAAAGGTGTGCTGTGA
- the fabF gene encoding beta-ketoacyl-ACP synthase II — protein MDKRRVVITGMGCVTAYGETVDSLFENLCKGNSGVSKIDGFDPSDYDVKIAGECRNFDVSKYIERRKAKRLDRFSQFALVSSMTAFEESGLDLSIPEEAERTGVLIGSGIGGIHEIETQHKRLLAKGPSKVSAFCVPKLMVNAASGCVSIELGAKGPNLCVVTACASAAHSIGEAFRMVQDGDADVMITGGSEAAVSPIALASFCSLKSLSTRNDEPEKASRPFDVERDGFILSEGAGTVILEEYEHAVKRGAKIYAELAGYSATGDAHHITAPLPDGAGAARGMKLALNDAGVNPEDVDYINAHGTSTQLNDIAETLAIRSVLGEHAKKPALSSTKSCTGHFLGASGAIELIVSARSIDDSMIPLTANTENLDEKCLPELNHILGESVEQNVDVVLSNSLGFGGHNASLVLKKVK, from the coding sequence ATGGATAAACGTAGAGTTGTAATAACCGGGATGGGCTGTGTAACCGCCTATGGCGAGACAGTTGACAGTCTGTTTGAGAACCTCTGTAAAGGCAATAGCGGCGTCTCTAAAATCGACGGTTTCGACCCGTCCGACTATGATGTAAAAATAGCCGGCGAGTGCAGAAACTTCGATGTAAGCAAATACATAGAGCGCAGAAAAGCCAAACGCCTTGACAGATTCAGTCAGTTTGCTCTTGTAAGCTCGATGACAGCTTTTGAAGAGAGCGGCTTAGATTTGTCTATCCCGGAAGAAGCCGAAAGAACCGGAGTTTTGATTGGCTCGGGCATCGGCGGCATACATGAAATCGAAACCCAGCATAAAAGGCTTCTTGCCAAAGGGCCTTCGAAAGTTTCAGCATTTTGTGTGCCCAAACTAATGGTAAACGCAGCCTCCGGATGCGTGTCAATCGAACTCGGAGCCAAAGGGCCGAATCTTTGCGTTGTTACAGCTTGCGCTTCTGCAGCTCACTCCATAGGTGAAGCTTTCAGAATGGTACAGGACGGCGATGCCGACGTAATGATTACAGGCGGAAGCGAGGCGGCAGTTTCGCCGATAGCGCTTGCTTCTTTCTGTTCGCTCAAGTCTTTGAGCACGAGAAATGATGAGCCGGAAAAGGCTTCACGTCCGTTTGATGTAGAAAGAGACGGGTTCATCCTCTCAGAAGGCGCAGGAACTGTGATACTCGAGGAATACGAGCATGCGGTTAAACGCGGCGCTAAGATATATGCCGAGCTTGCAGGCTATTCAGCCACCGGCGATGCGCATCATATCACTGCTCCTCTTCCGGACGGTGCAGGAGCGGCAAGAGGTATGAAGCTTGCCTTAAACGATGCAGGGGTGAATCCTGAAGATGTGGATTACATAAATGCACACGGGACAAGCACGCAGCTCAATGATATTGCTGAAACGCTAGCGATAAGGAGCGTATTAGGCGAGCATGCGAAAAAGCCTGCCCTCAGCTCCACAAAGAGCTGTACAGGCCATTTCCTCGGTGCAAGCGGGGCGATAGAGCTTATTGTCTCTGCGAGGTCTATAGATGATTCGATGATTCCGCTTACAGCGAACACCGAAAATCTGGACGAGAAATGTCTGCCTGAGCTCAACCATATACTCGGAGAGTCTGTGGAGCAGAATGTTGATGTCGTGCTGAGCAATTCGCTCGGCTTCGGCGGGCACAATGCCTCACTGGTTCTCAAGAAGGTAAAATAA
- the fabD gene encoding ACP S-malonyltransferase — MSTAFIFPGQGAQIVGMGRQTAEDFPEAKEIFQRADEAVGWKVSQYCFEGPQDELNKTSISQPAIFAASAAMLEVIKNRTELKPDVTAGLSLGEYTALYSAGMLSFEDAAVLVQQRGEAMQKAAENSSGSMLSVLKLDEDKVMQAVEKARQGDTLVAANFNCPGQIVLSGSPEACKRAAEIAGELGALKTVELAVAGAFHSPLMQPAAETLKEALESKQITQSDVKVISNASAEYYSSAQQVREGLCKQLTSSVLWQRCMERLIEDGTDEFYEIGPGRVLTGLMKKIDRKQKVTNLSNSDLIKKFIESIED; from the coding sequence ATGAGTACAGCATTTATATTTCCCGGGCAGGGAGCGCAGATTGTTGGAATGGGCAGGCAAACCGCTGAAGATTTCCCCGAAGCCAAGGAGATCTTTCAGAGGGCTGATGAAGCAGTTGGCTGGAAGGTTTCTCAGTACTGCTTTGAAGGACCTCAGGATGAGCTCAACAAAACCAGCATATCCCAGCCTGCTATATTTGCGGCAAGCGCTGCGATGCTGGAAGTGATTAAAAACAGAACAGAACTTAAGCCTGATGTAACAGCTGGGCTGAGCCTTGGCGAATACACCGCTCTATACTCAGCCGGAATGCTGAGCTTTGAAGATGCAGCGGTGCTCGTTCAGCAGAGAGGCGAGGCGATGCAGAAGGCCGCAGAGAACTCCTCGGGCTCTATGCTCAGCGTACTCAAGCTCGATGAAGATAAGGTTATGCAGGCAGTGGAAAAGGCTCGGCAGGGCGATACCCTCGTAGCGGCGAATTTCAACTGCCCCGGTCAGATTGTACTGAGCGGAAGCCCCGAGGCCTGCAAGCGGGCTGCGGAGATCGCAGGAGAGCTGGGAGCTTTGAAAACTGTAGAGCTTGCGGTAGCCGGAGCGTTTCACTCGCCGCTTATGCAGCCGGCAGCTGAGACGCTAAAAGAGGCTCTTGAGAGCAAACAGATTACTCAAAGCGATGTGAAGGTGATTTCCAACGCATCAGCTGAGTATTATTCTTCTGCCCAGCAGGTTCGAGAAGGGCTTTGCAAACAGCTAACAAGCTCTGTGCTTTGGCAGAGGTGTATGGAAAGGCTTATCGAAGACGGTACGGATGAATTTTACGAGATCGGGCCGGGCAGGGTGCTCACCGGTCTTATGAAAAAGATTGACAGAAAGCAGAAGGTTACGAATCTAAGCAATTCAGACTTGATAAAGAAATTTATCGAGAGCATTGAAGACTGA
- the acpP gene encoding acyl carrier protein: MERQEVFEKVVEIVSEQMGVDHESITEETSFINDLNADSLDTVELVMEFEDAFDTSIPEEEAEKIQTVSAAVDYILKVAE; the protein is encoded by the coding sequence ATGGAACGTCAGGAAGTATTCGAAAAGGTCGTTGAGATTGTAAGCGAGCAGATGGGTGTGGACCATGAGTCTATCACTGAGGAAACCTCTTTCATCAATGATCTGAACGCGGATTCACTTGACACAGTGGAGCTGGTGATGGAATTTGAGGATGCCTTTGATACAAGCATCCCTGAAGAGGAAGCGGAAAAGATCCAAACCGTCAGCGCTGCTGTTGATTACATTTTGAAGGTAGCAGAATAA
- the rpmF gene encoding 50S ribosomal protein L32, with translation MQPVKKTSRSRTRTRRAHHALRPVNYSVCQQCGDSKLPHAACGNCGYYNKKISIDIDTEAAS, from the coding sequence ATGCAGCCAGTAAAGAAGACGAGTCGTTCCCGCACAAGGACAAGAAGAGCCCATCATGCCCTTCGCCCTGTGAACTACTCTGTATGCCAGCAGTGTGGTGATTCTAAACTGCCTCATGCGGCCTGCGGAAACTGCGGGTACTACAACAAGAAGATAAGTATTGATATCGATACGGAGGCCGCAAGCTGA
- the hisC gene encoding histidinol-phosphate transaminase, producing the protein MMGYFRENIENLEAYVPGYQPAESDVIKLNTNENAFGPSPKAGEALKNFDPNQLRKYPQPSADKFRKIAAEVNGVGIDNIICTNGGDELLTLAFRAFTDEKRNVCWASPTYSLYDELAGIQGCSALRVTYQPDEAVQKIAEISASLSILCNPNAPTADFITPDRISMLAARLEGLGILLIDEAYVDFAPTSCAAIVKEFDNIIVLRSMSKGYGLAGLRFGYGIVSENLLEGLNKVRDSYNVNRLSVEIASAAIADQNYFRKTVGKIKEQREMLRVELVKLGFEVNKSHTNFVLAQHPEAKQIYKKLFDAGIIVRYFDLDGLRDKLRITVGTNRQNNKLLDSLSTILPSL; encoded by the coding sequence ATGATGGGCTATTTCAGAGAAAATATTGAAAATTTAGAGGCCTATGTTCCCGGTTACCAGCCGGCAGAAAGCGATGTTATAAAGCTCAACACCAACGAAAATGCATTCGGCCCCTCCCCGAAAGCGGGCGAAGCATTGAAAAACTTCGATCCAAACCAGCTGCGCAAGTATCCGCAGCCCTCAGCTGATAAATTCCGCAAAATCGCTGCTGAGGTGAACGGTGTAGGCATAGACAATATTATCTGCACCAACGGAGGAGATGAGCTTCTAACCCTTGCATTCAGGGCGTTTACGGACGAAAAACGGAACGTTTGCTGGGCATCGCCCACATATTCACTCTACGACGAGCTTGCGGGCATTCAGGGCTGCTCGGCGCTTCGGGTAACGTATCAGCCCGACGAGGCTGTGCAGAAAATCGCAGAGATTTCCGCTTCCCTGAGCATACTTTGCAACCCCAACGCACCTACAGCAGATTTCATCACCCCGGACAGGATCTCTATGCTTGCAGCAAGGCTCGAGGGGCTCGGCATCCTTCTTATAGACGAGGCGTATGTGGATTTCGCACCGACAAGCTGTGCCGCAATTGTTAAAGAATTCGACAATATCATCGTACTTAGGTCTATGTCTAAGGGATACGGGCTTGCAGGGCTTCGCTTCGGATACGGAATCGTATCGGAGAATCTGCTTGAAGGACTCAATAAGGTGCGTGATTCGTACAACGTAAACAGGCTTTCAGTGGAAATCGCCTCAGCAGCGATTGCAGACCAGAACTACTTCCGCAAAACAGTGGGAAAGATAAAGGAGCAAAGGGAAATGCTCCGTGTTGAGCTGGTGAAGCTCGGCTTTGAGGTGAATAAGAGCCATACAAACTTCGTACTCGCCCAGCACCCGGAAGCTAAGCAGATATACAAAAAGCTTTTCGATGCAGGCATTATCGTCCGCTATTTCGACCTTGACGGTCTTCGAGATAAGCTTAGGATTACCGTAGGAACGAACAGGCAGAACAATAAACTGCTTGATTCCCTGAGCACAATATTACCGTCCCTTTAG